One Deinococcus fonticola genomic region harbors:
- the nuoH gene encoding NADH-quinone oxidoreductase subunit NuoH, with amino-acid sequence MPDWLAAGLITLLKAVLVILGLLTGFAYMTLVERKLLGRFQMRPGPNRVGPFALLQPVADAIKSIFKEDINVTMADKLVYTIAPIISVTFALLAFGGIPAGPAGSLFGENPWVYNLDAGILILLAMTSMGIYGIFLGGWASGSKYPLLGGLRSSAQMISYELGMGMSLLGVLMMVGSTRMTDIVQYQAVNGWFIFFQAFAFILFLISAFAETNRAPFDLPEAEQELVAGFLTEYSAIKWALYQMAEYIGMFTASAFMVTMFFGGWKGPQFLDGLIPGISDWPLIWFIAKMAFFIFFFIWVKASILRIRYDQLMRFGWKVMLPFALFNTMLVAAYIAFVGRTEWKGGNVYERFGLNQSLGWWALGLISLGLAAFMIVRSDVFRPWFNKTAPVRSRTPQVPQTGRAGGD; translated from the coding sequence ATGCCCGACTGGCTCGCCGCTGGACTCATCACGCTGCTGAAGGCCGTTCTGGTCATTCTGGGCCTGCTGACCGGCTTCGCTTACATGACGCTCGTCGAGCGTAAACTGCTGGGCCGCTTCCAGATGCGCCCCGGCCCGAACCGCGTGGGGCCGTTCGCCCTGCTGCAACCCGTCGCCGACGCCATCAAGTCCATCTTCAAAGAGGACATCAACGTCACGATGGCCGACAAACTGGTGTACACCATCGCGCCCATCATCAGCGTGACCTTCGCGTTGCTGGCCTTCGGCGGCATTCCCGCCGGCCCCGCCGGGAGCCTCTTCGGCGAGAACCCCTGGGTCTACAACCTGGACGCCGGCATCCTGATCCTGCTGGCCATGACCAGCATGGGCATCTACGGCATCTTCCTGGGCGGCTGGGCCTCGGGCTCCAAGTACCCGCTGCTGGGTGGCCTCAGAAGCAGCGCCCAGATGATCAGTTACGAACTGGGCATGGGCATGAGCCTGCTGGGCGTCCTGATGATGGTCGGCAGCACCCGCATGACCGACATCGTGCAGTACCAGGCGGTCAACGGCTGGTTCATCTTCTTCCAGGCCTTCGCGTTCATCCTGTTCCTGATCAGCGCCTTTGCCGAAACGAACCGCGCCCCCTTCGACCTGCCCGAAGCCGAGCAGGAACTGGTGGCCGGTTTTCTGACCGAGTACAGCGCCATCAAGTGGGCCTTGTACCAGATGGCCGAGTACATCGGCATGTTCACCGCCAGCGCCTTCATGGTCACCATGTTCTTCGGCGGCTGGAAAGGCCCGCAGTTCCTGGACGGCCTGATTCCCGGCATCAGCGACTGGCCCCTGATCTGGTTCATCGCCAAGATGGCCTTCTTCATCTTCTTCTTCATCTGGGTCAAGGCCAGCATCCTGCGTATCCGTTACGACCAGTTGATGCGTTTCGGCTGGAAGGTCATGCTGCCGTTTGCCCTCTTCAACACCATGCTGGTCGCCGCCTACATCGCCTTCGTCGGGCGTACCGAGTGGAAAGGCGGCAACGTGTACGAGCGCTTCGGCCTCAACCAGTCCCTGGGCTGGTGGGCCCTGGGGCTGATCAGCCTGGGGCTGGCCGCCTTCATGATCGTGCGCAGTGACGTGTTCCGCCCCTGGTTCAACAAGACGGCCCCGGTGCGCAGCCGGACGCCGCAAGTCCCGCAGACCGGGCGCGCAGGGGGAGACTGA
- the nuoG gene encoding NADH-quinone oxidoreductase subunit NuoG, with the protein MKVTVDGIELDLPNGTSAIDAVFAAGQDVPYFCAHSYLSPVGACRMCLVEAGTPRKGKDGNLEVDENGQTKIFYFPKPMASCTMQATEGMHIKTAKTSETVAKSQAGMMEFHLINHPLDCPTCDKGGACELQDRAFEYGYGASRFGFDRRHADKHYPLSDFIILDQERCIHCKRCVRYFEEVPGQEVLDFIERGGHTFIDTQEGGLPTGFQGNIADICPVGALLDNVARFRGRNWEYDHTPTTCTLCPTGCAITVDARNGRLERIVGRENRDVNEQWICDAGRFGHTFASEGRLTTPMIRVDGQLQPATWDDAINAMKQGLGTVNPADIALFINADSTLEEGAALESLADAMNARSVDHWPRYAASVKSTATLTDVATADGILVLGADLGEEAPVVELRILEALRGGLLPPEFDHGTAIADLRLVERPARKPEKVAVIGKPSRLWAHAGTQVEVHEGNPLGKLMNADTDELKAALTMLEKAERAVIIVGADVLNSTSGSLGVNLSDLAQRLKAKILAIPAGANANGLAALNLVPRSGGLNYAQLPQARAAFISRLDPKTRAAGFTVVHDTHLTDTAQLADVVLPAVTNYEKRGTTVNLEGRYLGLQQAALNAGEGADLIRTLTAVAESVGIRPKVRGLKSAQSLLQERLGRSLDNLPEQGEVRPAAPEFTAPVGAAYTPRLWTERMMDKNWNVTWVQHVENLASSGWTLPMAGPMPAGGND; encoded by the coding sequence GTGAAAGTCACTGTAGACGGCATCGAACTCGACCTGCCAAACGGAACGTCCGCCATCGACGCGGTGTTCGCGGCGGGTCAGGACGTGCCTTACTTCTGCGCCCATTCGTACCTGAGTCCGGTGGGCGCGTGCCGGATGTGCCTGGTGGAGGCGGGAACGCCCCGCAAAGGCAAGGACGGCAACCTGGAAGTGGACGAGAACGGGCAGACCAAGATCTTCTACTTCCCGAAACCGATGGCGTCCTGCACCATGCAGGCCACGGAAGGGATGCACATTAAGACCGCCAAGACCAGCGAGACGGTCGCCAAGTCGCAGGCGGGCATGATGGAGTTTCACCTCATCAACCACCCGCTGGACTGCCCCACCTGCGACAAGGGCGGCGCGTGCGAGTTGCAAGACCGCGCTTTCGAGTACGGGTACGGTGCCAGCCGCTTTGGCTTCGACCGCCGCCACGCGGACAAGCACTACCCGCTCTCGGATTTCATCATCCTGGATCAGGAGCGCTGCATTCACTGCAAACGCTGCGTGCGTTACTTCGAGGAAGTGCCGGGGCAGGAGGTGCTGGACTTCATCGAGCGTGGCGGGCACACCTTCATCGACACGCAGGAGGGCGGGCTGCCCACCGGCTTTCAGGGCAACATCGCCGACATCTGCCCGGTGGGGGCGCTGCTGGACAACGTGGCGCGTTTCCGTGGCCGCAACTGGGAATACGACCACACGCCCACCACCTGCACGCTGTGCCCCACCGGCTGCGCCATCACAGTGGACGCCCGCAACGGCCGCCTGGAGCGCATCGTGGGCCGCGAGAACCGTGACGTGAACGAGCAGTGGATCTGCGACGCGGGCCGCTTCGGCCACACCTTCGCCTCGGAAGGCCGCCTGACCACGCCCATGATCCGGGTAGACGGCCAGTTGCAACCCGCCACCTGGGACGACGCCATCAACGCCATGAAGCAGGGCCTGGGCACGGTCAACCCCGCCGACATCGCGCTGTTCATCAACGCGGACAGCACCCTGGAGGAAGGCGCGGCGCTGGAATCGCTGGCCGACGCGATGAATGCCCGCAGCGTGGACCACTGGCCGCGTTACGCCGCCTCGGTGAAGTCCACCGCTACCCTGACCGACGTGGCGACCGCCGACGGCATCCTGGTGCTGGGCGCCGACCTGGGCGAGGAAGCCCCGGTGGTGGAACTGCGCATTCTGGAAGCCCTGCGCGGCGGCCTGCTGCCCCCCGAGTTCGACCACGGCACCGCCATTGCCGACCTGCGGCTGGTGGAACGCCCCGCCCGCAAACCCGAGAAAGTCGCGGTGATCGGCAAGCCCTCGCGCCTGTGGGCGCACGCGGGCACCCAGGTGGAAGTCCACGAGGGCAATCCGCTGGGCAAACTGATGAACGCCGACACCGACGAACTGAAGGCCGCCCTGACCATGCTGGAGAAAGCCGAACGCGCCGTGATTATCGTGGGCGCGGACGTGCTGAACAGCACCAGCGGCAGCCTGGGCGTCAACCTCAGCGACCTGGCGCAGCGCCTGAAAGCCAAAATCCTGGCCATTCCCGCTGGGGCCAATGCCAACGGCCTGGCCGCGCTGAATCTGGTGCCGCGCAGTGGCGGCCTGAACTACGCGCAGTTGCCGCAGGCCCGCGCCGCCTTCATCAGCCGCCTCGACCCCAAGACCCGCGCCGCCGGCTTCACGGTGGTGCACGATACGCACCTGACCGACACGGCGCAACTCGCAGACGTGGTGCTGCCGGCCGTGACGAACTACGAGAAACGCGGCACCACCGTGAACCTCGAAGGGCGTTACCTGGGCCTGCAACAGGCCGCCCTGAACGCCGGGGAGGGCGCAGACCTGATCCGCACCCTGACCGCCGTGGCGGAAAGCGTCGGTATCCGGCCCAAGGTGCGTGGCCTCAAGAGCGCCCAGAGCCTGCTGCAAGAGCGCCTGGGCCGCAGCCTGGACAACCTGCCCGAGCAGGGCGAAGTGCGCCCGGCCGCCCCTGAATTCACCGCCCCGGTCGGCGCGGCCTACACGCCCCGTTTGTGGACCGAGCGCATGATGGACAAGAACTGGAACGTCACCTGGGTGCAGCACGTCGAGAACCTCGCGAGCAGCGGCTGGACGCTCCCCATGGCCGGGCCGATGCCCGCAGGAGGAAACGACTGA
- the nuoF gene encoding NADH-quinone oxidoreductase subunit NuoF: protein MTATTPAPASPIVSARDPRFTPTLYAHVGQEGSHTLSYYLGHGGYEAFKRAVAMGPDAVIDEVKKSGLRGRGGAGFATGLKWSFMPLNDGRQHIVLCNADESEPGTFKDRYLMSEDPHQLIEGMLIGGLAMRATKGYIYIRGEYVHAAERLWAAIKEAREAGFLGKNVLGSGFDFDLQVHRGAGAYICGEETALMNSLEGLRANPRLKPPFPAAAGLYGLPTTINNVETFCACTHILRYGADWHAGMGTEKSKGMKLFQISGPVKRPGVYELPLGTTFRELIYDWAGGPQEDIKAIIPGGISCQLLKWSDQILDTPMDYESLVAAGSSLGTAGVTLIPSSVSIVQTTWNSVRFYAHESCGKCTPCREGISGWMVKMYEKLGRGYGQPGDTQLILDMADNIGGRSFCALADACMGPVLSSIKLFREEYDAAERGELIGAGKRWREV, encoded by the coding sequence ATGACCGCCACCACACCAGCGCCGGCCAGCCCTATCGTCAGTGCCCGCGATCCGCGCTTCACGCCCACGCTGTACGCGCACGTGGGGCAGGAAGGCAGCCACACGCTGTCCTACTACCTGGGTCACGGCGGCTACGAGGCCTTCAAACGCGCCGTGGCAATGGGGCCGGACGCGGTGATCGACGAGGTGAAGAAGTCGGGCCTGCGCGGACGCGGCGGGGCCGGCTTCGCCACCGGCCTGAAGTGGTCGTTCATGCCGCTGAATGACGGACGCCAGCACATCGTGCTGTGCAACGCCGACGAGTCCGAACCCGGCACCTTCAAAGACCGCTACCTGATGTCCGAAGACCCGCACCAGCTCATCGAGGGCATGCTGATCGGCGGGCTGGCCATGCGGGCCACCAAAGGGTACATCTACATTCGTGGCGAGTATGTCCACGCTGCCGAACGTTTGTGGGCCGCCATCAAGGAAGCGCGCGAAGCCGGGTTTCTCGGGAAGAACGTCTTAGGCAGCGGTTTCGACTTCGACCTTCAGGTGCACCGTGGCGCCGGGGCGTACATCTGCGGCGAGGAAACCGCGCTGATGAACTCGCTGGAGGGCCTCCGCGCCAACCCGCGCCTGAAGCCGCCCTTCCCCGCCGCCGCGGGCCTGTACGGCCTGCCCACCACCATCAACAACGTGGAAACCTTCTGCGCCTGCACGCACATTCTGCGCTACGGCGCGGACTGGCACGCGGGCATGGGCACCGAGAAGAGCAAGGGCATGAAGCTTTTCCAGATCAGCGGCCCGGTCAAGCGTCCCGGCGTGTACGAACTGCCGCTGGGAACCACCTTCCGCGAACTGATCTACGACTGGGCCGGCGGGCCGCAGGAAGACATCAAGGCCATCATCCCCGGCGGGATTTCCTGCCAGCTGCTGAAGTGGAGTGACCAGATCCTCGACACGCCGATGGATTACGAGTCGCTGGTCGCGGCAGGCAGTTCGCTGGGCACGGCGGGCGTCACCCTGATCCCGAGCAGCGTGTCCATCGTGCAGACCACCTGGAACAGCGTGCGCTTCTACGCCCACGAATCCTGCGGCAAATGCACCCCCTGCCGCGAAGGAATTAGCGGCTGGATGGTCAAGATGTACGAGAAACTCGGGCGCGGCTACGGCCAGCCCGGTGACACGCAGCTCATTCTCGACATGGCCGACAACATCGGCGGACGGTCTTTCTGCGCGCTGGCCGACGCCTGCATGGGGCCAGTCCTGAGCAGCATCAAACTCTTCCGCGAGGAATACGACGCCGCCGAACGCGGAGAACTGATCGGAGCTGGAAAACGCTGGAGGGAAGTGTGA
- the nuoE gene encoding NADH-quinone oxidoreductase subunit NuoE: protein MSYFADKQDLVADIFSRYPDSPQGRRSGLMPLLREVQDAEGFVTEERMHEIAALCGTTATEVRSVMSFYSTYHTVPTGKYHLQVCSTLMCALAGSDELWDELVTELDVQPGEVSPDGRFSVQKVECLGSCGTAPVVQINDDGFYENVTPTKCRHLLAQLRADHKPQPDNLVPVKVNNQGLQMMANGQNAGAPGESLRPLAVNDLPVTSGGVKG from the coding sequence TTGAGTTACTTTGCAGATAAACAAGACCTTGTCGCGGATATTTTTTCGCGCTACCCGGATTCACCGCAGGGGCGGCGCTCGGGCCTGATGCCCCTCTTGCGTGAGGTGCAGGACGCCGAGGGCTTCGTGACCGAGGAGCGCATGCACGAGATTGCGGCGCTGTGCGGCACGACCGCCACCGAAGTCCGTTCGGTAATGAGTTTCTACTCGACCTACCACACCGTGCCCACCGGCAAGTACCACCTCCAAGTGTGTAGCACGCTGATGTGCGCCCTGGCGGGTTCGGACGAGCTGTGGGACGAACTGGTGACGGAACTGGACGTGCAGCCCGGCGAGGTGTCGCCGGACGGGCGTTTCAGCGTGCAGAAAGTGGAGTGCCTGGGGTCGTGCGGCACCGCGCCGGTCGTGCAGATCAATGACGACGGCTTTTACGAGAACGTGACGCCCACGAAGTGCCGGCACCTGCTGGCGCAACTGCGCGCCGACCATAAGCCGCAGCCGGACAACCTGGTGCCGGTCAAGGTGAACAATCAGGGCCTCCAGATGATGGCCAACGGCCAGAACGCCGGTGCCCCGGGCGAGAGCCTGCGCCCGCTGGCAGTCAATGACCTGCCGGTCACGAGCGGGGGGGTGAAGGGATGA
- the nuoD gene encoding NADH dehydrogenase (quinone) subunit D → MSLNVGPQHPSTHGVLRLVVDMDGEQVTRVIPHMGYLHTGFEKTMENRTYQQNVTYAPRTDYLHSFGHELAYVLSAEKLVGAEVPERAQIVRVILHELGRLHSHLVFVGTGLLDLGALTPLFFTFRDKENVNDLFEAVCGYRMNQGYFRIGGLYRDIPDYWPQMVAAYCDTQERGIDEYLTLFGGNPIFLDRATDVGIIPTEVAIDLGLTGPNLRASGVPFDHRKDNPYSGYENYTFDVPTFQKGDSLARFQIRILEMRESVKIIRQALKMLQPGPIKDPNRKISLPPRQELETSMEAVIHHFKLVTEGFHPPKGEVYVPVETARGEVGYYIVSDGGSMPYRVKIRAPSFVNLQALEYACVGAQFADLITILATIDPVLGDVDR, encoded by the coding sequence ATGTCCCTGAACGTCGGGCCGCAGCACCCCAGCACGCACGGGGTGCTGCGCCTGGTGGTGGATATGGACGGCGAACAGGTCACCCGCGTCATCCCGCACATGGGCTACCTGCACACCGGGTTCGAGAAGACCATGGAGAACCGCACGTACCAGCAGAACGTCACGTACGCGCCGCGCACGGACTACCTGCACTCCTTCGGTCACGAACTGGCCTACGTCCTGAGCGCCGAGAAACTCGTCGGGGCCGAGGTGCCCGAGCGCGCCCAGATCGTCCGCGTAATCCTGCATGAACTGGGCCGCCTGCACAGCCACCTGGTGTTCGTGGGCACCGGCCTGCTCGACCTGGGCGCCCTGACGCCCCTGTTCTTCACCTTCCGCGACAAGGAGAACGTCAACGACCTGTTCGAGGCGGTGTGCGGCTACCGCATGAACCAGGGCTACTTCCGCATCGGCGGGCTGTACCGCGATATTCCCGACTACTGGCCCCAGATGGTCGCCGCGTACTGCGACACCCAGGAGCGCGGCATCGACGAGTACCTGACGCTGTTCGGCGGCAACCCCATCTTCCTCGACCGCGCCACCGACGTGGGCATCATTCCCACCGAGGTCGCCATCGACCTGGGCCTGACCGGGCCGAACCTGCGCGCCAGTGGCGTTCCCTTCGACCACCGCAAGGACAACCCTTACAGCGGCTACGAGAACTACACCTTCGACGTGCCCACCTTCCAGAAAGGCGACAGCCTGGCCCGCTTCCAGATTCGCATTCTGGAAATGCGCGAAAGCGTCAAGATCATCCGTCAGGCGCTGAAAATGCTGCAGCCGGGGCCGATCAAAGACCCTAACCGCAAAATTTCCCTGCCGCCCCGTCAGGAGCTGGAAACCAGCATGGAAGCGGTTATTCACCACTTCAAGCTGGTCACCGAGGGCTTTCACCCGCCCAAGGGCGAGGTGTACGTGCCCGTGGAAACCGCGCGCGGCGAAGTTGGGTATTACATCGTGTCGGACGGCGGCAGCATGCCCTACCGCGTGAAAATCCGCGCCCCCAGCTTTGTCAACCTGCAAGCCCTGGAATACGCCTGTGTGGGCGCGCAGTTCGCCGACCTGATCACTATTCTGGCGACTATCGACCCGGTGCTTGGGGACGTAGACCGTTGA